Proteins from one Hoplias malabaricus isolate fHopMal1 chromosome 2, fHopMal1.hap1, whole genome shotgun sequence genomic window:
- the ruvbl2 gene encoding ruvB-like 2, translated as MAAQMAATKVPEVRDITRIERIGAHSHIRGLGLDDALEPRQVSQGMVGQLASRRAAGLILEMIKDGHIAGRAVLIAGQPGTGKTAIAMGIAQSLGPDTPFTALAGSEIFSLEMSKTEALSQAFRKAIGVRIKEETEIIEGEVVEIQIDRPATGTGAKVGKLTLKTTEMETIYDLGSKMIESLSKEKVQAGDVITIDKATGKISKLGRSFTRARDYDAMGAQTQFVQCPEGELQKRKEVVHTVSLHEIDVINSRTQGFLALFSGDTGEIKSEIREQINAKVSEWREEGKAEIIPGVLFIDEVHMLDIECFSFLNRALESDLSPVLIMATNRGITRIRGTNYQSPHGIPLDMLDRLLIIATSPYTEKETRQILKIRCEEEDVELSEEAHTVLTRIGQETSLRYAIQLISTAGLVCRKRRGTEVQVEDIKRVYSLFLDESRSSQYMKEYQDSFLFNETQSAQMDTS; from the exons atGGCAGCGCAG ATGGCAGCCACGAAAGTGCCCGAGGTGCGAGACATCACCAGGATAGAGAGGATTG gtgcacactcacacatccgaGGCCTTGGACTGGATGATGCCCTGGAACCGCGACAG GTCTCTCAGGGCATGGTAGGTCAGCTGGCTTCTCGTCGGGCAGCTGGTCTGATCCTGGAGATGATTAAAGATGGACACATTGCTGGTCGTGCAGTGCTTATAGCTGGCCAGCCTGGGACAGGCAAAACTGCCATTGCTATGG GCATTGCACAGTCACTTGGTCCAGACACACCTTTCACTGCTCTGGCAGGGAGTGAGATCTTCTCTTTGGAAATGAGCAAGACAGAGGCCTTGAGCCAGGCCTTCCGTAAAGCCATCGGGGTCAGAATCAA AGAAGAGACGGAGATCATTGAGGGCGAGGTGGTGGAAATTCAAATTGACAGGCCTGCCACAGGAACG GGTGCAAAAGTGGGCAAGCTGACTctgaaaacaacagaaatggaAACTATTTATGACCTGGGCAGTAAAATGATTGAAAGTCTTAGTAAGGAGAAGGTCcaggctgg GGATGTAATCACCATTGATAAAGCCACAGGAAAAATCAGCAAACTTGGCCGGTCTTTTACCAGAGCACGAGATTATGATGCTATGGGGGCACAG ACTCAGTTTGTGCAGTGTCCAGAAGGGGAGCTGCAGAAGCGAAAAGAGGTTGTCCATACCGTCTCACTGCATGAGATTGATGTTATCAACAGCCGCACACAAGGCTTTCTGGCCCTGTTCTCAG GGGACACAGGAGAGATCAAGTCAGAGATACGTGAGCAGATCAATGCTAAAGTTTCAGAATGGAGAGAGGAGGGCAAGGCAGAGATCATTCCTGGG GTTCTCTTTATAGATGAAGTTCACATGTTGGATATTGAGTGTTTCTCCTTCTTAAATCGAGCCTTAGAGAGTGATCTTTCACCTGTACTCATCATGGCCACAAATCGAGGCATCACAAG AATTCGAGGCACAAACTACCAGAGTCCTCATGGTATTCCTCTAGACATGCTGGACCGGCTGCTTATCATCGCCACATCTCcttacacagagaaagagacaaggcAGATCCTCAAGATTCG GTGTGAGGAAGAGGATGTGGAGTTGAGTGAGGAAGCACACACAGTGCTCACACGTATTGGACAGGAGACGTCACTTCGCTATGCTATCCAGCTGATCAGCACCGCTGGCCTGGTGTGCCGCAAACGCAGG GGTACTGAGGTCCAAGTAGAGGACATTAAACGTGTCTACTCTCTCTTCCTGGATGAGTCACGTTCTTCACAGTACATGAAGGAGTACCAGGATTCCTTCCTTTTCAACGAAACAC AATCAGCCCAGATGGACACATCTTGA
- the ftr83 gene encoding finTRIM family, member 83 isoform X1: MSQDQDICYLCKEDLRDPVSIPCGHILCSICLKTYWDHADHTGQYLCPQCRVTYSKRPNPRRLQTSRYSSTLRQSEPSPPAPPSPDYNYAGPRDVACDICIGKKLKAVKSCLMCLASYCEKHLKPHYESATFKRHKLVDEIGHLDRQICPQHQKGLELYCQTDQMCICVLCTVKEHKGHDMVSAEQERADMQQRLGATQAEIQEKIHDRVKQMEELKQAVDALKSSAQRALQESEKMFGDMLHTIERMQQEMAKLISSNKKTALNMAEGHMDRLGQEIADLKRRDNELTQLSRTEDHIHFIQSYHMLLAQTDAEELPSVSVNPYFSFGSVSKTVSEMKQHLSEYTNEELVKVASVVNKMPFCQLEDKKRRKTMKTDEVDVYKTQRTLNSAPRIQTPRSRDDFLQYACQLTLDPNTAYKQLYLSRGNRKAALKRDPQSYSDSTQRFDCLPQVLCKEALSGGAYYWEVEWSGEGASIGITYKGIKRTGYGDSARIGYNRKSWSLFCSDSSYSARHSKDQLEINAPYSSRIGVFLDYDGGTISFYNVSESMSLIHQFKASFSEPVYPGFWVWYESAITISQL, from the exons ATGTCACAGGACCAGGACATCTGCTACCTCTGCAAAGAGGACCTCAGGGACCCTGTGTCCATTCCTTGTGGGCACATCCTCTGCTCCATCTGCCTCAAGACCTACTGGGACCATGCAGACCACACTGGACAGTACTTGTGTCCTCAGTGCCGGGTTACTTACAGCAAGAGACCTAACCCACGCCGTCTGCAGACGTCCCGGTACTCCTCTACCTTAAGGCAATCAGAACCAtctcctcctgcacctccatCACCTGACTACAACTACGCAGGCCCCAGGGATGTGGCTTGTGATATCTGCATTGGCAAGAAGCTCAAAGCTGTAAAATCCTGCTTGATGTGTCTAGCCTCCTATTGCGAGAAGCACCTAAAACCCCACTATGAGTCAGCTACATTTAAGAGGCACAAACTGGTGGACGAAATCGGGCACTTGGACCGGCAAATATGCCCACAGCATCAGAAGGGTCTGGAGCTCTACTGCCAAACTGATCAGATGTGCATTTGTGTGCTGTGTACTGTTAAAGAACACAAGGGTCACGACATGGTGTCTGCTGAGCAGGAGCGTGCTGATATGCAG CAAAGATTGGGTGCCACTCAAGCTGAGATTCAAGAGAAAATCCATGATCGTGTGAAACAGATGGAAGAGCTAAAGCAAGCTGTGGATGcactgaag AGCTCAGCTCAGCGAGCCTTGCAGGAAAGTGAGAAGATGTTTGGAGATATGCTGCACACCATTGAAAGGATGCAGCAAGAGATGGCCAAGCTGATCTCGTCCAATAAGAAGACAGCACTGAACATGGCCGAGGGCCACATGGATCGCCTAGGTCAGGAGATTGCTGACCTGAAGAGAAGAGACAATGAGCTGACACAGCTTTCACGCACTGAGGACCACATCCACTTCATCCAG AGTTACCACATGCTGTTGGCTCAGACAGATGCTGAGGAGCTGCCCTCGGTCTCTGTGAACCCCTACTTTAGCTTTGGCTCTGTTTCCAAAACTGTGTCAGAGATGAAGCAGCACCTGAGCGAGTACACCAATGAGGAGCTGGTCAAAGTGGCCTCTGTAG TGAACAAAATGCCCTTCTGTCAGCTGGAGGACAAAAAGAGGAGGAAGACTATGAAGA CTGATGAGGTTGATGTTTACAAGACCCAGAGAACACTAAACTCAGCACCTCGCATCCAGACACCACGCAGCCgggatgattttctccagt ACGCCTGCCAGTTAACTCTAGACCCAAACACAGCATACAAACAGCTGTACCTGTCTCGAGGCAACAGGAAGGCAGCCCTGAAGAGAGACCCTCAGTCCTACAGTGACAGCACACAGAGATTCGATTGCCTTCCGCAGGTTTTATGCAAGGAGGCCTTGTCTGGTGGGGCCTATTACTGGGaggtggagtggagtggagagGGAGCCTCTATTGGTATCACCTACAAAGGCATCAAGAGAACAGGCTACGGGGATTCAGCTCGAATCGGCTACAACCGCAAATCCTGGAGCCTCTTCTGCTCTGACTCCAGCTACTCAGCTCGCCACAGCAAAGACCAATTGGAGATCAATGCTCCCTACTCCTCTCGCATTGGTGTTTTCCTGGACTACGATGGTGGCACCATCTCATTCTACAATGTCTCTGAGTCCATGTCACTTATCCACCAGTTCAAAGCCTCCTTCAGTGAGCCGGTCTATCCTGGCTTTTGGGTGTGGTATGAGTCGGCCATCACTATTAGCCAGctgtaa
- the ftr83 gene encoding finTRIM family, member 83 isoform X2, translating to MSQDQDICYLCKEDLRDPVSIPCGHILCSICLKTYWDHADHTGQYLCPQCRVTYSKRPNPRRLQTSRYSSTLRQSEPSPPAPPSPDYNYAGPRDVACDICIGKKLKAVKSCLMCLASYCEKHLKPHYESATFKRHKLVDEIGHLDRQICPQHQKGLELYCQTDQMCICVLCTVKEHKGHDMVSAEQERADMQQRLGATQAEIQEKIHDRVKQMEELKQAVDALKSSAQRALQESEKMFGDMLHTIERMQQEMAKLISSNKKTALNMAEGHMDRLGQEIADLKRRDNELTQLSRTEDHIHFIQSYHMLLAQTDAEELPSVSVNPYFSFGSVSKTVSEMKQHLSEYTNEELVKVASVVNKMPFCQLEDKKRRKTMKTDEVDVYKTQRTLNSAPRIQTPRSRDDFLQYQRRSRGSSGSHRLVMSNQL from the exons ATGTCACAGGACCAGGACATCTGCTACCTCTGCAAAGAGGACCTCAGGGACCCTGTGTCCATTCCTTGTGGGCACATCCTCTGCTCCATCTGCCTCAAGACCTACTGGGACCATGCAGACCACACTGGACAGTACTTGTGTCCTCAGTGCCGGGTTACTTACAGCAAGAGACCTAACCCACGCCGTCTGCAGACGTCCCGGTACTCCTCTACCTTAAGGCAATCAGAACCAtctcctcctgcacctccatCACCTGACTACAACTACGCAGGCCCCAGGGATGTGGCTTGTGATATCTGCATTGGCAAGAAGCTCAAAGCTGTAAAATCCTGCTTGATGTGTCTAGCCTCCTATTGCGAGAAGCACCTAAAACCCCACTATGAGTCAGCTACATTTAAGAGGCACAAACTGGTGGACGAAATCGGGCACTTGGACCGGCAAATATGCCCACAGCATCAGAAGGGTCTGGAGCTCTACTGCCAAACTGATCAGATGTGCATTTGTGTGCTGTGTACTGTTAAAGAACACAAGGGTCACGACATGGTGTCTGCTGAGCAGGAGCGTGCTGATATGCAG CAAAGATTGGGTGCCACTCAAGCTGAGATTCAAGAGAAAATCCATGATCGTGTGAAACAGATGGAAGAGCTAAAGCAAGCTGTGGATGcactgaag AGCTCAGCTCAGCGAGCCTTGCAGGAAAGTGAGAAGATGTTTGGAGATATGCTGCACACCATTGAAAGGATGCAGCAAGAGATGGCCAAGCTGATCTCGTCCAATAAGAAGACAGCACTGAACATGGCCGAGGGCCACATGGATCGCCTAGGTCAGGAGATTGCTGACCTGAAGAGAAGAGACAATGAGCTGACACAGCTTTCACGCACTGAGGACCACATCCACTTCATCCAG AGTTACCACATGCTGTTGGCTCAGACAGATGCTGAGGAGCTGCCCTCGGTCTCTGTGAACCCCTACTTTAGCTTTGGCTCTGTTTCCAAAACTGTGTCAGAGATGAAGCAGCACCTGAGCGAGTACACCAATGAGGAGCTGGTCAAAGTGGCCTCTGTAG TGAACAAAATGCCCTTCTGTCAGCTGGAGGACAAAAAGAGGAGGAAGACTATGAAGA CTGATGAGGTTGATGTTTACAAGACCCAGAGAACACTAAACTCAGCACCTCGCATCCAGACACCACGCAGCCgggatgattttctccagt ATCAGAGACGGTCACGTGGTTCCTCTGGCAGCCACCGCCTTGTTATGTCCAACCAACTCTGA